The following proteins are co-located in the Bordetella bronchialis genome:
- a CDS encoding LysR substrate-binding domain-containing protein encodes MSSSLPPLNAVRAFLAAARRQSFTLAAQDLHVTHGAISRQVKSLEDYLGVPLFERRVRQVRLTAAGQRFLAEAGPALDQIATAARQLMARAPVRAVRINVRPSFAVRWLIPRLSDFVARHPGIDPQIVTSTAQPDAPGAPYDIAIRRGLEGWPASLPTHPFLEDEGLLVGAPRLMRGVDEPEALASLALLLSRTRKADWDDWKQHAGIPRLRPKRQILFDHLHFVLQAAVDGLGFTIAPRSLLSNDLDTGRLACALPALRLPLTRYYYGMSPSASRETQLFSRWLDAQAHCAP; translated from the coding sequence ATGTCCTCTTCCCTGCCGCCCCTGAATGCCGTCCGCGCGTTTCTGGCGGCGGCGCGCCGCCAGAGCTTCACCCTGGCCGCCCAGGACCTTCACGTCACCCACGGCGCGATCAGCCGCCAGGTAAAAAGCCTGGAGGACTATCTTGGCGTGCCGCTGTTCGAACGCCGGGTGCGGCAGGTGCGGCTGACCGCGGCCGGACAACGGTTCCTGGCCGAAGCGGGCCCCGCGCTGGACCAGATCGCGACGGCGGCCCGCCAGCTCATGGCGCGCGCGCCGGTGCGCGCCGTCCGCATCAATGTGCGGCCGTCGTTCGCCGTGCGCTGGCTCATCCCGCGCCTGTCGGATTTCGTCGCGCGACACCCCGGCATAGACCCGCAGATCGTCACCAGCACGGCTCAACCCGATGCGCCGGGCGCGCCCTACGACATCGCCATCCGGCGCGGGCTGGAGGGCTGGCCCGCTTCGCTGCCAACGCATCCCTTCCTGGAGGACGAAGGCCTGCTGGTCGGCGCGCCGCGCCTGATGCGTGGCGTCGACGAGCCCGAAGCGCTGGCCTCGCTGGCGCTGCTGCTATCCAGGACACGCAAGGCCGACTGGGACGACTGGAAGCAGCACGCCGGCATCCCGCGCCTGCGGCCCAAGCGGCAGATTCTGTTCGACCATTTGCATTTCGTGCTGCAGGCCGCGGTGGACGGGCTCGGTTTCACCATCGCGCCGCGATCGCTGCTGTCGAACGATCTGGACACGGGCCGCCTGGCCTGCGCGCTGCCCGCGCTGCGCCTGCCGCTGACGCGCTATTACTACGGCATGTCGCCATCGGCCAGCCGCGAGACGCAATTATTCAGCCGCTGGCTGGACGCACAGGCACACTGCGCACCGTGA
- a CDS encoding MFS transporter — MTSPDAARADAAASLSATDLHSRRAAATLALSLPGDTVLYLLLPMYASQFGVTLAEAGVLLAANRLVRIAGYGAVARFYARHGDRPTCMLAAAAAAASALGYATLSGFWALVPLRLLWGLAFAALNLSTQAMATADPRSAARRNGRSRAVIAMGPVLALPTGAWLADQFGPRLIFLVLAVAALAGIAVARGLPSRPHPAPASPRRLRLPGSLDVWSFLEGFTLDGLFIIGLSYMGKDLMPAGSVIVAGAVLALRYLGEIVLSPVGGRLADRFGAERLLVALSLSTAAVLAGFGAGWIWSCAAAIVVLRALQLPLLPPIVAMRTPGPGRVQALAARSVWRDIGAGTGPLLAGVVLPHVPAIWIYSVPAVLLAIAALACVRPARPDAAPRD; from the coding sequence ATGACATCGCCCGATGCGGCGCGCGCCGACGCGGCCGCTTCCCTGTCCGCCACCGATCTGCACTCGCGCCGTGCCGCGGCCACGCTGGCCCTGAGCCTGCCCGGCGATACCGTGCTGTACCTGCTCTTGCCCATGTACGCGTCGCAGTTCGGCGTCACGCTGGCGGAAGCCGGTGTGCTGCTGGCGGCCAACCGGCTGGTGCGCATCGCGGGCTACGGCGCGGTCGCCCGGTTCTACGCCCGGCATGGCGACCGGCCCACCTGCATGCTGGCCGCGGCGGCGGCCGCCGCCAGCGCGCTGGGCTATGCGACGTTGTCCGGCTTCTGGGCCCTGGTCCCCCTGCGGCTATTGTGGGGACTCGCCTTCGCGGCGCTGAACCTGTCGACCCAGGCCATGGCGACCGCGGATCCGCGGTCGGCGGCGCGCCGCAATGGGCGGTCGCGCGCCGTCATCGCCATGGGACCCGTGCTGGCCTTGCCGACCGGCGCGTGGCTGGCGGACCAATTCGGGCCGCGGCTTATCTTCCTGGTGCTGGCCGTGGCCGCCCTGGCCGGGATCGCCGTGGCGCGCGGCCTGCCCAGCCGGCCGCATCCCGCGCCCGCGTCGCCCCGCCGGCTGCGCCTGCCGGGCAGCCTGGATGTCTGGTCTTTCCTGGAAGGCTTCACCCTGGATGGCCTGTTCATCATCGGGCTTTCCTACATGGGCAAGGACCTGATGCCGGCCGGTTCCGTCATCGTGGCCGGCGCGGTCCTGGCGCTGCGCTACCTGGGAGAAATCGTGCTCAGTCCCGTCGGCGGCCGCCTGGCAGACCGCTTCGGCGCCGAACGCCTGCTGGTGGCCTTGTCGCTGTCGACCGCCGCGGTCCTGGCGGGATTCGGCGCGGGCTGGATATGGAGCTGCGCGGCGGCCATCGTGGTGTTGCGCGCCTTGCAGTTGCCCCTGCTGCCGCCCATCGTCGCGATGCGCACGCCGGGGCCGGGCCGCGTCCAGGCGCTGGCCGCCCGCTCGGTGTGGCGCGATATCGGCGCCGGTACCGGGCCCTTGCTGGCGGGGGTGGTGTTGCCCCACGTACCGGCCATCTGGATCTACAGCGTGCCGGCCGTCCTGCTTGCAATCGCCGCGCTGGCCTGCGTGCGGCCCGCGCGGCCGGATGCGGCGCCGCGCGATTGA
- a CDS encoding UDP-N-acetylglucosamine 1-carboxyvinyltransferase translates to MSNLIVHGGIPLRGKIVPSANKNAVLPILCATLLTDRPLRLVGVPEITDVKKILDIFRTLGSDVSMDFDTGVLELHHRATAFDPAVHKLPEEMRSSIMLVPPLLARFGVARLENDVKGCTLGVREIDPHVEVLERFGAAIERTPDSLIVRAADRMAGNHHWLDYASVTTTENFVLCAVSATGTSTLVNAASEPHVQEFCRFLAMLGADIDGIGTSRLAVQGGKPLGGGEFRFSEDFHEIATFLALGAITGGDIAVKNSAPEQFPLIDRTFAKFGVEVLHRDGWSRAVKDGPLRVRRPFTQNILTKVEAAPWPYLPVDLLPIFIALGVQAEGSAMFWNKVYDGAMGWSVELSKFGAHVFLSDPHRLITFGGLALSPARVESPYIIRVAIALLMVAASIKGRSEIMNALPIRRAHPNFVENLRSVGARVEWTSGE, encoded by the coding sequence ATGTCTAATTTGATCGTCCATGGCGGGATCCCGCTGCGCGGCAAGATCGTGCCGTCCGCCAACAAGAACGCCGTGCTGCCCATTCTGTGCGCCACGCTGCTGACGGACCGCCCGCTGCGCCTGGTGGGCGTGCCGGAAATCACCGACGTCAAGAAAATCCTGGATATCTTCCGCACCCTGGGCAGCGACGTGTCGATGGACTTCGACACCGGCGTCCTGGAGCTCCACCACCGCGCCACCGCCTTCGATCCCGCCGTCCACAAGCTGCCGGAAGAGATGCGCTCCTCCATCATGCTGGTGCCCCCGCTGCTGGCGCGCTTTGGCGTCGCGCGGCTGGAAAACGATGTAAAGGGCTGCACGCTGGGGGTGCGTGAGATCGATCCGCACGTCGAGGTCCTGGAGCGTTTCGGCGCGGCCATCGAGCGCACGCCCGACTCGCTCATCGTGCGCGCGGCGGACCGCATGGCCGGCAATCACCATTGGCTGGACTATGCGTCGGTGACGACCACGGAAAACTTCGTGCTGTGCGCGGTGTCGGCAACCGGCACGTCGACGCTGGTCAATGCCGCCTCGGAACCGCACGTGCAGGAGTTCTGCCGCTTCCTGGCGATGCTGGGCGCGGACATCGACGGCATCGGCACCTCGCGCCTGGCGGTGCAAGGCGGAAAGCCGCTGGGCGGCGGGGAATTCCGCTTCAGCGAAGACTTCCACGAGATCGCCACCTTCCTGGCGCTGGGCGCCATCACCGGTGGCGACATCGCGGTCAAGAACAGCGCGCCGGAACAGTTTCCGCTGATCGACCGCACCTTCGCCAAGTTCGGCGTAGAGGTCCTGCATCGCGACGGCTGGTCGCGTGCGGTCAAGGACGGGCCCTTGCGCGTGCGGCGCCCCTTCACGCAAAACATCCTGACCAAGGTGGAAGCCGCGCCCTGGCCCTATCTGCCGGTGGACCTGCTGCCTATCTTCATCGCGCTGGGCGTGCAGGCCGAAGGCAGCGCGATGTTCTGGAACAAGGTGTATGACGGCGCGATGGGCTGGTCGGTGGAATTGTCCAAGTTCGGCGCCCATGTATTCCTGTCGGATCCGCACCGCCTGATCACATTCGGCGGCCTGGCCCTGAGCCCGGCCCGGGTCGAAAGCCCCTACATCATCCGCGTCGCCATCGCGTTGCTGATGGTGGCGGCCAGCATAAAGGGCCGATCGGAAATCATGAACGCGCTGCCGATCCGCCGCGCGCACCCCAACTTCGTGGAGAACCTGCGGTCGGTGGGCGCGCGCGTCGAATGGACCAGCGGCGAATGA
- a CDS encoding DUF4148 domain-containing protein, whose amino-acid sequence MKAATIVSALILSAAAIGTAQAQTTPFQGVYGKQYSTMTRDQVMQEYHAARAAGQTGNGDMDNQPFTPQKESSAGQSSVAANSNEHDYSGMAHLKFGDTDNMPFQG is encoded by the coding sequence ATGAAAGCCGCCACCATCGTTTCCGCCCTTATCCTTTCCGCCGCCGCGATCGGCACCGCCCAGGCGCAGACCACGCCGTTCCAAGGCGTCTACGGCAAGCAATACAGCACCATGACGCGTGACCAGGTCATGCAGGAATACCATGCCGCCCGTGCCGCCGGCCAGACCGGCAACGGCGACATGGACAACCAGCCCTTCACCCCGCAGAAGGAAAGCAGCGCCGGGCAGTCCAGCGTCGCCGCCAACTCCAATGAGCACGACTACAGCGGCATGGCGCACTTGAAGTTCGGCGATACCGACAACATGCCCTTCCAGGGTTGA
- a CDS encoding carboxymuconolactone decarboxylase family protein has translation MTQRLNAAEYAPELFKKYAETGALLLKSGAIDKTILGLVEIRASQMNGCGFCLDMHVKQAKIHGERELRLHHVAIWRESTLFSPRERAALAWTEVLTRLPEDGVPDAVYESVRAQFSEKEITELSFAVMVINGWNRLNVAFRTTPGLFDKMFGLDKANLS, from the coding sequence ATGACGCAACGTCTCAACGCAGCGGAATACGCGCCGGAGCTGTTCAAGAAGTACGCCGAAACCGGCGCGCTGCTGCTGAAGTCCGGCGCCATCGACAAGACCATCCTGGGCCTGGTCGAAATCCGGGCCTCGCAAATGAATGGTTGCGGGTTCTGCCTGGACATGCATGTGAAGCAGGCCAAGATCCACGGCGAACGGGAGCTGCGCCTGCATCATGTCGCCATCTGGCGCGAGTCCACGCTGTTCTCGCCGCGTGAACGGGCGGCCCTGGCCTGGACGGAGGTCCTGACGCGCCTGCCGGAAGACGGCGTTCCCGACGCGGTCTACGAGTCCGTGCGGGCGCAGTTCTCCGAAAAGGAAATCACCGAGCTCAGCTTCGCCGTCATGGTGATCAATGGCTGGAACCGGCTGAACGTGGCCTTCCGCACCACGCCGGGCCTGTTCGACAAGATGTTCGGCCTGGACAAGGCGAACCTGAGCTAG
- a CDS encoding protein-L-isoaspartate(D-aspartate) O-methyltransferase, whose product MSDSTAKQRNMVERQLRARGIRDERVLAAMEKVPRHAFVPPPLVEFAYDDAPLPLQSGQTISQPYIVAMMAQAARLQRSDRVLDIGTGSGYAAAVLAELADRIDSVERLPELAEQARATLGSLGYERICVHIGDGTLGWPDAAPFDAILAAAAGPDVPEAWRQQLAIGGRIVMPVGRSRAGQRLVRVTRVGRDEFDEEDLGGVAFVPLVGEQGWPDPSAGDETAARKNDTPAHPDDDTDGPAPPAAAAASAGSPPSRAGRKRRPAASGGDIPPDALSDAIWEAAEALPDIDDALFAPLFDRFADKRVVLLGEASHGTTDFYRARAAITRRLVEAHGFDIVAVEADWPDAAAIDRHVRHRPHAPREEAPFRRFPTWMWRNTDVDAFVEWLHAYNGVLEPGERAGFYGLDLYSMSASIAAVLSYLDRTDPEAASVARERYGCLMPWQKDPRVYARAVASQGFRRCEEAVLGQLRDLLDKRLDYALRDGDNFLDAAQNARLVASAERYYRTLYQGPAQSWNLRDTHMFETLAHLLEARGPASRAVVWAHNSHIGDASATEMGRVRDEINIGQLCRERYGSEAALVGFGTYAGTVAAAEDWDGPMRLMRVRPARPDSYEHIMHRTGQPCFLLDLRPGVHDTLRALLEEPRLQRYIGVTYRPDTELYSHYAEASLSRQYDAYVWFDETAAVTPLPTQPRAGMPETYPFAV is encoded by the coding sequence ATGAGCGACAGCACGGCAAAGCAGCGCAACATGGTCGAACGCCAGTTGCGCGCGCGCGGCATCCGGGACGAACGCGTCCTGGCGGCGATGGAAAAGGTGCCGCGCCACGCCTTCGTTCCGCCCCCGCTGGTCGAGTTCGCCTATGACGACGCCCCATTGCCGCTGCAGTCGGGGCAGACCATCTCGCAGCCCTACATCGTGGCCATGATGGCGCAAGCCGCCCGGCTGCAACGCTCCGACCGCGTCCTGGATATCGGCACCGGCTCCGGCTATGCGGCCGCCGTGCTCGCCGAGCTGGCGGACCGGATCGACAGCGTGGAACGCCTGCCCGAGCTGGCGGAGCAGGCCCGGGCGACCCTGGGTTCGCTCGGCTACGAACGCATTTGCGTCCATATCGGCGACGGAACGCTGGGCTGGCCCGATGCCGCGCCCTTCGACGCCATCCTGGCGGCCGCCGCGGGCCCGGACGTGCCGGAGGCCTGGCGCCAGCAGCTCGCGATAGGCGGGCGCATCGTGATGCCGGTCGGCCGCAGCCGCGCGGGACAGCGGCTGGTCCGCGTCACGCGCGTGGGGCGCGACGAGTTCGACGAGGAAGACCTGGGCGGCGTGGCCTTCGTCCCGCTGGTGGGCGAGCAAGGGTGGCCCGACCCTTCGGCGGGCGACGAGACGGCGGCGCGCAAGAACGATACGCCGGCACATCCGGACGACGATACGGACGGCCCCGCGCCGCCCGCCGCCGCTGCCGCATCGGCCGGTTCCCCGCCGTCGCGCGCAGGCCGGAAACGCCGCCCCGCGGCGTCGGGCGGCGACATCCCGCCGGACGCCCTGTCCGATGCCATATGGGAAGCGGCCGAAGCCCTGCCCGACATCGACGACGCCTTGTTCGCGCCCTTGTTCGACCGCTTCGCCGACAAGCGGGTGGTGCTGCTGGGCGAGGCCAGCCATGGCACCACGGATTTCTATCGCGCCCGCGCGGCCATCACGCGCAGGCTGGTCGAAGCCCATGGCTTCGACATCGTGGCGGTAGAGGCCGACTGGCCCGACGCGGCGGCGATCGACCGCCACGTCCGCCATCGTCCCCATGCCCCGCGCGAGGAAGCGCCCTTCCGCCGCTTCCCCACCTGGATGTGGCGCAATACCGATGTCGACGCCTTCGTCGAATGGCTGCATGCCTACAACGGCGTGCTGGAGCCCGGCGAGCGCGCCGGCTTCTACGGCCTGGACCTGTACAGCATGTCCGCATCGATCGCGGCGGTGTTGTCCTATCTGGACCGCACGGATCCCGAAGCGGCCAGCGTGGCCCGGGAACGCTATGGTTGCCTGATGCCGTGGCAAAAGGATCCGCGCGTCTATGCGCGTGCCGTGGCCAGCCAGGGATTTCGCCGCTGCGAAGAGGCCGTGCTCGGCCAGTTGCGCGATTTGCTGGACAAGCGGCTGGATTACGCCCTGCGGGATGGCGACAACTTTCTGGACGCCGCGCAGAATGCCCGCCTGGTCGCCTCGGCCGAACGCTATTACCGCACGCTTTACCAGGGGCCCGCGCAAAGCTGGAACCTGCGCGACACGCATATGTTCGAAACCCTGGCCCATCTGCTGGAGGCGCGAGGCCCCGCTTCGCGGGCCGTCGTGTGGGCGCACAACTCCCATATCGGCGATGCGTCGGCCACGGAGATGGGCCGCGTGCGCGACGAGATCAACATCGGCCAGCTGTGCCGCGAACGATACGGCAGCGAGGCCGCGCTGGTCGGCTTCGGCACCTACGCCGGCACGGTCGCCGCCGCGGAGGACTGGGACGGCCCCATGCGCCTGATGCGCGTGCGGCCGGCGCGGCCCGACAGCTACGAACACATCATGCACCGCACGGGCCAGCCGTGCTTCCTGCTCGACCTGCGTCCCGGCGTGCACGATACGCTGCGCGCGCTGCTGGAGGAACCGCGGCTGCAACGCTATATCGGCGTGACCTACCGTCCGGACACCGAGCTCTACAGCCACTATGCGGAGGCCTCGCTGTCCCGGCAATACGACGCGTACGTGTGGTTCGACGAGACCGCCGCCGTCACGCCGCTGCCCACGCAGCCGCGCGCCGGCATGCCGGAAACCTATCCTTTCGCGGTGTAG
- a CDS encoding LysR family transcriptional regulator — MPAAATTASPTRATDAASAPRPAASTGVDSLASSFATRYAGVVAFIAVAAEGSFARAAERLGIGRSAVSRSVQKLEDHLGVRLFVRTTRSTSLTREGERFYDNCRPGVERFAQALDDLRALRDGPPSGHLRVRANVGFGRKVVAPLLGGFRAAYPDISVDLVLDDRPGDFGSDRVDVSFRNGRMEDSQVIARRLIPMRMLLCAAPAYAAAHGLPRGIEDLARHQCVNLRLASGRVHEWEFRIDGEVRKFLPAPPGAMLSFNDAELVLQAVLDGHGIAQLAEYLVREPLRTGALVACLPRYATDDRGHYICYQSREHLPSRIRVFIDYMTARIRALDTPTALAPSGGAGREQGAAPPRHRAGRGPDGPPRPHSGARPGLAA, encoded by the coding sequence ATGCCGGCCGCCGCCACGACGGCTTCTCCCACGCGCGCCACGGATGCGGCAAGCGCACCCCGCCCCGCCGCGAGCACGGGGGTGGATAGCCTGGCATCCAGCTTCGCCACCCGCTACGCCGGCGTGGTGGCCTTCATCGCGGTCGCGGCGGAGGGCAGCTTCGCCCGGGCCGCGGAGCGCCTGGGCATAGGGCGCTCCGCCGTCAGCCGCAGCGTGCAGAAGCTGGAGGATCATCTGGGCGTGCGCCTGTTCGTGCGGACCACGCGCAGCACCTCGCTGACGCGGGAAGGCGAACGCTTCTACGACAACTGCCGTCCGGGCGTGGAGCGATTCGCGCAGGCCCTGGACGACCTGCGCGCGCTGCGCGACGGACCGCCGTCCGGCCATTTGCGTGTCCGCGCCAACGTGGGCTTCGGCCGCAAGGTCGTCGCGCCGCTGCTGGGCGGCTTTCGCGCGGCCTATCCCGATATCTCGGTGGACCTGGTGCTGGACGACCGGCCTGGCGATTTCGGCAGCGACCGGGTCGATGTGTCGTTCCGCAACGGCCGCATGGAAGACAGCCAGGTCATCGCCAGGCGGCTGATCCCCATGCGCATGCTGCTGTGCGCCGCGCCCGCCTACGCGGCGGCCCACGGATTGCCCCGCGGCATCGAAGACCTGGCCCGCCACCAATGCGTGAACCTGCGCCTGGCGTCGGGACGCGTGCACGAGTGGGAGTTCAGGATCGATGGCGAGGTGCGCAAATTCCTGCCCGCGCCGCCGGGCGCCATGCTGTCCTTCAATGACGCCGAGCTGGTCCTGCAAGCCGTGCTCGATGGCCACGGCATCGCCCAGTTGGCGGAGTACCTGGTCCGCGAGCCCCTGCGCACCGGCGCCCTGGTGGCATGCCTGCCACGGTACGCGACGGACGATCGCGGCCATTACATCTGCTACCAGAGCCGCGAGCACCTGCCCTCGCGCATACGTGTCTTCATCGATTACATGACCGCGCGCATCCGCGCCCTGGATACCCCCACGGCCCTGGCCCCATCGGGCGGCGCGGGGCGGGAGCAAGGGGCCGCCCCGCCGCGCCACCGGGCCGGGCGCGGCCCCGACGGTCCGCCGCGCCCGCATTCCGGCGCGAGGCCCGGCCTGGCGGCCTAG
- a CDS encoding putative DNA modification/repair radical SAM protein, translating to MELLTKLEILADAAKYDASCASSGAPKRDSRGREGLGASTGAGICHSFTPDGRCVSLLKILLTNFCQYDCQYCVNRRSSNVPRARFSPREVIDLTLDFYRRNYIDGLFLSSGIIRSADYTMEQLVQVARTLREEHQFRGYIHLKTIPDADARLIAQAGQYADRLSVNIELPTDGALRRLAPEKNAHTIKRAMGSIRLAQEEAREEARGARRPPRHAPAGQSTQMIVGADDADDRTILRTAQTLYGSYKLKRVYYSAFSPIPDSPSGLPAAAPPLLREHRLYQADFLLRGYGFQADELFAAAGDLPLDIDPKLAWALSHRESFPVDLNRAPQDLIARVPGIGMRNAKRLAELRRLRAIRYQDLIRLRCAMDKIKPFIVVQDYRPGLAEPPSEQLRQSLSRAPRQLALL from the coding sequence ATGGAACTGTTGACCAAGCTCGAGATCCTGGCGGACGCGGCCAAATACGACGCCTCTTGCGCCAGTAGCGGCGCACCGAAGCGGGATTCGCGCGGCCGCGAGGGCCTGGGCGCCAGCACGGGCGCCGGCATCTGCCACAGCTTCACGCCGGATGGGCGCTGCGTCTCCCTGCTGAAGATCCTGCTGACGAATTTCTGCCAGTACGACTGCCAGTATTGCGTGAACCGGCGTTCCAGCAATGTCCCGCGCGCGCGTTTTTCGCCGCGCGAGGTCATCGACCTGACGCTGGACTTCTACCGCCGCAACTACATCGATGGGCTGTTCCTGAGTTCCGGCATCATCCGCAGCGCCGACTACACGATGGAACAGCTGGTCCAGGTGGCGCGCACCCTGCGCGAAGAACACCAATTCCGCGGCTATATCCACCTGAAGACCATTCCCGACGCCGATGCGCGCCTGATCGCGCAGGCGGGCCAGTATGCGGATCGTCTCAGCGTCAACATCGAATTGCCCACGGACGGCGCCCTTCGGCGGCTGGCGCCGGAAAAGAACGCGCACACCATCAAGCGCGCCATGGGGTCCATCCGCCTGGCCCAGGAAGAAGCGCGGGAAGAGGCGCGCGGCGCCAGGCGGCCGCCGCGCCATGCGCCCGCGGGCCAGAGCACCCAGATGATCGTCGGCGCCGACGACGCCGATGACCGCACCATCCTGCGAACCGCGCAAACGCTTTATGGCTCGTACAAGCTGAAGCGCGTGTATTACTCGGCCTTCAGCCCCATCCCCGACAGTCCGTCCGGCCTGCCCGCCGCCGCGCCACCCTTGCTGCGCGAACACCGCCTGTACCAGGCGGATTTTCTTCTGCGCGGCTACGGTTTCCAGGCCGACGAATTGTTCGCGGCGGCCGGCGACCTGCCGCTGGATATCGATCCCAAGCTGGCCTGGGCGCTATCGCATCGCGAGTCGTTTCCCGTGGACTTGAACCGGGCGCCGCAGGACCTGATCGCGCGGGTGCCCGGCATCGGGATGCGGAATGCCAAGCGCCTGGCGGAGCTGCGCCGCCTGCGCGCCATCCGCTACCAGGACCTGATCCGCCTGCGCTGCGCCATGGACAAGATCAAACCCTTTATCGTCGTGCAGGACTACCGGCCCGGTCTCGCCGAACCGCCGTCCGAACAGCTGCGCCAATCGCTGTCACGCGCGCCGCGGCAATTGGCCTTGCTATGA
- a CDS encoding UdgX family uracil-DNA binding protein (This protein belongs to the uracil DNA glycosylase superfamily, members of which act in excision repair of DNA. However, it belongs more specifically to UdgX branch, whose founding member was found to bind uracil in DNA (where it does not belong), without cleaving it, appears to promote DNA repair by a pathway involving RecA, rather than base excision.): MNGTDHPTLVVSKGYDGWREQALRALAAGWPPETLTWAEHATAQDATAEQMALDYMPSSAPGGGPAATKLAEPGPDKSRPGADDPVRPRADASGDASVRISRTLAALLQDAALYRSPQRWAFLYRVLWRWRQGDRSVESAADEDGARLHAMVKAVRRAKHDMIAYVRFHRRPADAVPEYMAWYEPEHDVLAYAADHFAARMGASSWLIGTPRGAALWDGRTLRLSDAPADAASIRAAAAGDQAEPLWLAYYKSIFNPARLNENALQRQMPVRFWKGLPEGPLIPGMIAAARNGARRVAQADAVGAMDGRRIAVDARQAQPRRTAPSSLDACRRCELWRHATQAVPGQGPATARVMLVGEQPGDQEDLAGRVFVGPAGQVLDEALVRAGVPRDAVFLTNAVKHFKWLPRGKRRLHKTPAQQEVEACAHWLDEELARVRPAVIVTLGATALGAILRHKASMKDYLDTPVRLGDAWLVATWHPSYALRVNDAAARGKIVEGIAAAIERGWQLAAATPGQPPSH; this comes from the coding sequence ATGAATGGCACGGACCATCCGACACTGGTGGTCAGCAAGGGCTACGACGGCTGGCGCGAACAGGCCTTGCGCGCGCTGGCCGCCGGCTGGCCGCCGGAGACACTGACCTGGGCGGAACACGCCACCGCGCAGGACGCCACGGCGGAACAAATGGCGCTGGACTATATGCCAAGCTCCGCGCCCGGCGGGGGCCCCGCCGCGACGAAGCTCGCGGAACCGGGGCCCGATAAGTCCCGGCCAGGCGCGGATGACCCGGTGCGCCCCCGTGCCGACGCCAGCGGCGACGCGTCGGTGCGCATCTCGCGGACCCTGGCCGCCTTGCTTCAGGACGCGGCGCTGTATCGTTCGCCGCAGCGCTGGGCCTTCCTGTACCGCGTGCTGTGGCGCTGGCGGCAGGGCGATCGCAGCGTGGAATCCGCCGCGGACGAAGACGGCGCGCGCCTGCATGCCATGGTGAAGGCGGTACGGCGCGCCAAGCACGACATGATCGCCTATGTGCGCTTTCACCGGCGCCCGGCGGATGCCGTGCCGGAATACATGGCATGGTACGAACCGGAACACGACGTCCTGGCCTATGCGGCGGATCACTTCGCGGCGCGCATGGGGGCGTCCTCGTGGCTGATCGGCACGCCGCGCGGCGCGGCCCTGTGGGACGGCCGCACGCTGCGGCTGTCCGATGCGCCGGCCGATGCGGCATCGATACGCGCCGCCGCCGCGGGCGACCAGGCCGAGCCGCTGTGGCTGGCCTATTACAAAAGCATCTTCAATCCGGCGCGGCTGAATGAAAACGCCCTGCAGCGGCAGATGCCGGTGCGCTTCTGGAAGGGGCTACCCGAAGGCCCGCTCATCCCGGGCATGATCGCCGCCGCGCGCAACGGCGCGCGCCGCGTGGCCCAGGCCGATGCGGTCGGCGCCATGGATGGCCGGCGGATCGCCGTCGATGCCCGGCAGGCGCAACCGCGGCGGACCGCGCCGTCCTCCCTGGACGCATGCCGCCGCTGCGAGCTCTGGCGCCATGCCACCCAGGCCGTTCCCGGGCAGGGCCCGGCGACGGCGCGGGTGATGCTGGTGGGCGAACAACCGGGCGACCAGGAAGACCTGGCGGGCCGCGTCTTCGTGGGGCCCGCGGGCCAGGTCCTGGACGAGGCCCTCGTCCGCGCCGGCGTGCCGCGCGACGCGGTCTTCCTGACCAATGCCGTCAAGCACTTCAAGTGGCTGCCCCGCGGCAAGCGGCGGCTGCACAAGACCCCGGCGCAGCAGGAAGTCGAGGCCTGCGCGCATTGGCTGGACGAGGAACTCGCCCGCGTGCGGCCCGCGGTCATCGTCACATTGGGCGCCACGGCCCTGGGCGCCATCCTGCGGCACAAGGCCAGCATGAAAGACTATCTGGATACGCCCGTGCGCTTGGGGGATGCCTGGCTGGTGGCCACCTGGCACCCCTCGTATGCGCTGCGCGTGAACGACGCGGCGGCGCGCGGGAAAATCGTCGAAGGCATCGCCGCCGCCATCGAACGCGGCTGGCAACTGGCCGCCGCCACGCCCGGGCAACCGCCGTCTCATTGA